A single region of the Spartobacteria bacterium genome encodes:
- a CDS encoding ATP-binding cassette domain-containing protein produces MSDILLEMKNITKVFPGVKALDTVNLKVKHAEIHALVGENGAGKSTLMNILSGTYPHGSYDGDIIVGGKICAFKDIKHSEKAGIVIIHQELALSPYLSIAENIFIGNEKGHFQVIDWDKTREDAIALMNKLGLDEHADTPVYKLGVGKQQIVEIAKALAKDVKLLILDEPTAALNEKHSEELLQLLLELKSHGISSVLISHKLNEVAKVADTITILRDGKTIETLDVRDTQISEDRIIRGMVGREITDRFPARENKIGDVVFEVRDWNVYHPDDSERKIIDHINLTVRAGEVVGLVGLMGAGRTELAMSLFGKYYGQKISGDTYIDGKEVYLDSIPKAIDHGVAYVSEDRKQYGLILIDDIRRNTSLAKLSKIAKRGVIDEQEEVTEAEYYRTALNIKTPSILQLAKNLSGGNQQKVVLSKWIFTDPKILILDEPTRGIDVGAKYEIYTIINMLAAKGMACILISSEMPEVIGMSDRLYVMSEGRFTAELDGATATQEEIMRNIIQP; encoded by the coding sequence ATGTCGGATATACTTCTTGAAATGAAAAATATCACCAAGGTTTTCCCTGGCGTCAAAGCGCTGGATACGGTCAACCTGAAGGTGAAACATGCGGAAATCCACGCATTGGTCGGCGAAAATGGAGCGGGAAAATCGACGCTCATGAACATCCTGAGCGGGACGTATCCACATGGCTCCTACGATGGTGATATTATTGTCGGAGGAAAAATCTGTGCGTTTAAAGATATTAAGCACAGTGAAAAAGCGGGTATCGTCATTATCCATCAGGAACTGGCGCTCAGTCCCTATCTGTCTATCGCGGAAAACATCTTTATCGGCAATGAAAAGGGTCACTTCCAGGTTATTGACTGGGATAAAACACGGGAAGACGCCATTGCCCTGATGAACAAGCTCGGACTGGATGAACATGCGGATACGCCTGTATACAAACTGGGGGTCGGCAAACAGCAGATCGTAGAAATTGCCAAGGCGCTGGCCAAGGATGTCAAGCTGCTGATTCTCGATGAACCCACGGCGGCACTGAATGAAAAACATAGTGAAGAACTGCTTCAGCTGCTGCTGGAACTGAAAAGCCATGGCATCTCGTCGGTACTGATCTCTCACAAACTGAACGAAGTGGCCAAGGTGGCCGATACCATCACCATTCTCCGCGACGGAAAAACCATCGAAACGCTGGACGTTCGGGATACACAGATTTCTGAAGACCGTATCATCCGAGGAATGGTCGGGCGCGAAATCACAGACCGCTTCCCTGCCCGTGAAAATAAAATCGGCGACGTGGTATTCGAAGTGCGCGACTGGAATGTCTACCATCCCGATGATTCAGAACGCAAAATCATTGATCACATCAATTTAACCGTGCGCGCCGGCGAAGTGGTCGGACTGGTCGGTCTGATGGGTGCGGGACGAACAGAACTGGCCATGAGTCTTTTTGGCAAATATTACGGACAGAAAATCAGCGGCGATACCTATATCGACGGCAAGGAAGTCTATCTGGATTCCATTCCCAAAGCCATTGACCACGGGGTGGCTTATGTCAGTGAAGACCGCAAACAATATGGCCTGATACTGATCGACGACATCCGGCGTAATACGTCTCTGGCAAAATTAAGCAAAATTGCAAAACGCGGAGTGATTGATGAACAGGAAGAAGTGACGGAGGCGGAGTATTATCGAACCGCATTGAATATTAAAACCCCTTCCATTTTGCAGCTGGCAAAGAATTTATCCGGCGGGAATCAGCAGAAGGTGGTGCTGTCCAAATGGATCTTTACCGATCCGAAGATTCTGATTCTCGATGAACCTACACGAGGCATTGACGTCGGAGCAAAATACGAAATTTATACCATCATCAATATGCTCGCCGCCAAAGGGATGGCCTGCATTTTGATCTCGTCGGAAATGCCGGAAGTCATCGGCATGAGCGACCGTTTGTATGTCATGAGTGAAGGCCGCTTTACTGCGGAACTGGATGGTGCCACCGCCACTCAGGAAGAAATAATGCGCAATATAATCCAGCCGTAA
- a CDS encoding sugar ABC transporter permease codes for MLKVLSAMKNNFRQYGMLLALASAMILFQVLTNGVLLRPMNMTNLILQNSYILILAVGMLLCTLTGNIDLSVGSVVAFVGAISATLMVDMHMPAFYAMILALVVGGLIGASQGFWIAYVKVPAFIVTLAGMLVFRGLALVVLQGQSKGPFPQMFQSLSSGFIADPFHGEMHILTILIGLIGSIALVIGEFRKRRKMMKYKFDVLPLWAILIKLVFLVAVINAFTLVFAAYKGIPNILVLLFVLIVAYNFITTRTIPGRHIYALGGNAKAAKLSGIKTERVMFWIYTNMGIMAALAGMVFAARLNVATPKAGQNFELDAIAACYVGGASVTGGIGTIIGAIIGGLFMGVLNNGMSIMGVGIDWQQTIKGLVLLAAVAFDLYSKSRNR; via the coding sequence ATGTTAAAAGTCTTAAGTGCAATGAAGAACAATTTCAGGCAGTACGGGATGCTGCTTGCCCTCGCTTCCGCGATGATCCTGTTTCAGGTTCTAACCAACGGGGTGCTTCTCCGTCCGATGAATATGACCAATCTGATTCTGCAGAACAGTTATATTCTGATTCTGGCGGTAGGCATGCTGCTGTGTACATTGACGGGTAATATCGACTTGTCGGTGGGTTCCGTGGTGGCCTTTGTGGGTGCCATATCCGCGACATTGATGGTGGATATGCATATGCCGGCGTTCTATGCGATGATTCTGGCACTGGTGGTCGGCGGCTTGATCGGTGCGTCTCAGGGATTCTGGATCGCCTATGTAAAGGTGCCGGCGTTTATTGTAACGCTGGCCGGCATGCTCGTCTTTCGCGGATTGGCACTGGTCGTCCTGCAAGGACAGTCAAAAGGGCCTTTTCCACAGATGTTCCAGTCGCTTTCATCCGGCTTTATCGCTGACCCATTTCATGGAGAAATGCATATCCTGACCATTCTCATCGGCCTTATCGGCTCCATCGCCCTGGTGATCGGTGAATTCAGAAAACGCCGCAAAATGATGAAATACAAGTTCGACGTGCTTCCCCTCTGGGCCATACTGATCAAACTGGTATTTCTGGTTGCGGTGATCAACGCATTCACGCTGGTATTCGCTGCCTACAAAGGGATTCCAAACATTCTTGTCCTGCTGTTTGTCCTGATTGTCGCGTATAACTTTATCACCACGCGAACCATTCCCGGTCGTCATATCTATGCGCTGGGAGGCAATGCTAAAGCAGCCAAACTGTCAGGCATCAAAACCGAGCGCGTGATGTTCTGGATCTATACCAATATGGGCATTATGGCCGCTCTGGCCGGCATGGTTTTTGCCGCACGACTGAACGTAGCCACACCCAAAGCGGGTCAGAATTTCGAGCTGGATGCCATCGCGGCCTGTTATGTGGGCGGCGCCTCCGTAACCGGCGGTATCGGAACGATCATCGGAGCCATCATCGGCGGCCTGTTCATGGGCGTACTGAAT
- a CDS encoding L-arabinose isomerase translates to MITLEKYEFWFVTGSQHLYGAETLRQVADHAKKIVEDWNTRSVMPAKLVWKPTVTTADEARTVLEQATSDPSCAGIITWMHTFSPAKMWIAGLSILKKPLLQLNTQFNCNIPYDTIDMDFMNLNQSAHGDREFGHITARMNIPRKVIAGHWQDEETCDRVATWMRTACAVADGKNLRIARFGDNMRDVAVTDGDKVEAMIQLGWSVPYYGIGDLVAYANKVSDAEIDRLVKEYEAQYEICRGKDNAFALKHIREQARIEMAMRAFFADVNANAFTTNFQDLHGMKQLPGLACQRLMADGFGFAGEGDWKTSAMVRTFKVMTAGLGGNGLGNSFMEDYTYHMEKGNGMILGAHMLEVCPSVATGKPTLEVHQLGIGDREDPARLVFTGKEGPALCAAVVDLGTRFRCVVSEVDVVTPPQAFPNLPVARVLWKPKPNLQVSAESWILAGGGHHTAFSNIVTSDMIRDWAEMVGVECVVIGKDTQVPAFRNELRWNAAAWR, encoded by the coding sequence ATGATCACTCTTGAAAAATATGAGTTCTGGTTTGTAACCGGAAGTCAGCATCTGTACGGAGCGGAAACGCTGCGTCAGGTGGCCGATCATGCAAAAAAAATAGTGGAAGACTGGAATACCAGATCAGTCATGCCCGCCAAACTGGTGTGGAAACCGACCGTTACCACGGCCGATGAGGCCAGAACCGTGCTGGAACAGGCCACGTCCGATCCATCCTGCGCCGGTATTATCACCTGGATGCATACGTTTTCGCCTGCGAAAATGTGGATTGCGGGTCTTTCGATATTAAAGAAACCGCTGCTGCAGCTGAACACGCAGTTTAACTGCAATATTCCTTACGACACCATCGATATGGATTTCATGAATCTGAATCAGTCGGCTCATGGTGATCGCGAATTCGGTCACATTACTGCCCGCATGAATATTCCGCGCAAAGTGATAGCCGGACATTGGCAGGATGAAGAAACCTGCGATCGTGTCGCGACATGGATGCGCACCGCCTGCGCGGTTGCCGACGGAAAAAATCTGCGCATTGCCCGTTTCGGCGATAATATGCGCGATGTAGCAGTCACCGATGGAGACAAAGTCGAAGCGATGATTCAGCTCGGCTGGTCGGTTCCCTATTACGGCATCGGCGATCTAGTGGCCTATGCAAACAAGGTCAGCGATGCAGAGATTGATCGCCTCGTAAAAGAGTACGAAGCGCAGTATGAAATTTGCCGGGGTAAGGACAACGCCTTTGCGCTGAAACATATCCGGGAGCAGGCCCGCATCGAAATGGCCATGCGCGCCTTCTTTGCCGACGTCAATGCCAACGCCTTTACGACGAATTTTCAGGATCTGCACGGCATGAAACAACTGCCCGGACTGGCCTGTCAGCGTTTGATGGCGGATGGTTTCGGGTTTGCCGGCGAAGGCGACTGGAAAACATCTGCGATGGTTCGCACGTTTAAAGTAATGACGGCCGGACTGGGCGGCAACGGGCTGGGCAACTCTTTTATGGAGGATTACACCTACCACATGGAAAAAGGCAACGGCATGATTCTGGGCGCACATATGCTGGAAGTCTGCCCGTCCGTCGCCACTGGAAAACCCACGCTGGAAGTGCATCAACTGGGCATCGGCGACCGGGAAGATCCGGCACGTCTGGTATTCACTGGAAAAGAAGGGCCCGCACTGTGTGCAGCCGTGGTGGATTTAGGCACCCGCTTCCGCTGCGTGGTCAGTGAAGTAGACGTGGTCACCCCACCGCAGGCGTTCCCTAATCTTCCGGTAGCGCGCGTGTTATGGAAACCGAAACCCAACTTGCAGGTATCGGCGGAAAGCTGGATTCTGGCAGGCGGCGGACATCACACGGCGTTCTCAAATATTGTTACCTCCGATATGATTCGCGACTGGGCCGAAATGGTCGGCGTCGAGTGCGTGGTCATCGGAAAAGACACACAAGTCCCTGCGTTCCGCAATGAATTACGTTGGAATGCGGCGGCCTGGAGATAA
- a CDS encoding sugar ABC transporter substrate-binding protein — protein sequence MKKVIAASIALILATTVLTGWSWKKKSDDKKTIGIAMPTKSSSRWIADGGNMQEQFEAIGYNVDLQYAEDVVENQIAQLENMITKGVDILVIASIDGESMTKVLEAANDSKIPVIAYDRLIKNSPYVSYYVTFDNFKVGVQQATTLVDALDLNNADGPFYIELFGGSPDDNNAYFFYNGAMSVLDPFIKSGKLIIGSGQTGMDKVSTLRWDGATAQARMDNLLSAFYTDKKIDAVLSPYDGISLGIISSLKGVGYGQNGTPMPFVSGQDAELPSIKSILAGQQYSTIFKDTRALAKQAVGMATALLNEEEAEVNDTTTYDNGVKVVPSYLLESTIVTKDNVNEALVETGYYTADQL from the coding sequence ATGAAAAAGGTAATTGCAGCGAGTATCGCATTAATCCTGGCAACAACGGTACTAACCGGCTGGTCATGGAAAAAGAAATCAGACGACAAGAAAACCATTGGTATTGCCATGCCGACCAAATCATCCTCCCGCTGGATTGCTGATGGCGGAAACATGCAGGAGCAGTTCGAGGCCATTGGATACAACGTCGATCTGCAATACGCAGAAGACGTGGTGGAAAACCAGATCGCTCAGCTGGAAAATATGATTACCAAAGGCGTGGATATCCTGGTGATCGCGTCCATCGACGGGGAATCCATGACCAAAGTGCTGGAAGCCGCCAATGACTCGAAGATTCCGGTTATTGCCTACGACCGCCTGATTAAAAATTCTCCTTATGTCAGTTATTATGTGACATTTGATAATTTTAAAGTGGGTGTACAGCAGGCGACCACACTGGTCGACGCACTGGATCTGAATAATGCCGACGGCCCGTTCTACATTGAACTGTTTGGCGGATCACCCGACGATAACAATGCGTATTTCTTCTATAATGGCGCGATGTCCGTTCTGGATCCCTTCATTAAGTCCGGAAAACTGATTATTGGATCAGGCCAGACAGGCATGGACAAAGTGTCGACTCTGCGCTGGGACGGGGCAACCGCTCAGGCCCGCATGGACAACCTGCTGTCTGCGTTCTACACAGACAAAAAGATTGATGCCGTGCTTTCTCCTTATGATGGCATCAGCCTGGGCATCATCTCTTCACTCAAAGGTGTTGGTTATGGCCAGAATGGCACACCGATGCCTTTCGTTTCAGGTCAGGATGCCGAACTGCCTTCCATCAAGTCCATTCTTGCCGGCCAACAGTATTCCACTATTTTCAAGGATACCCGTGCGTTAGCAAAACAGGCTGTGGGCATGGCTACCGCGTTGCTCAATGAAGAAGAAGCCGAAGTGAACGACACCACAACCTACGATAACGGCGTAAAAGTTGTTCCTTCTTATCTGCTGGAATCAACGATTGTTACAAAAGACAACGTAAATGAAGCGTTGGTGGAAACCGGCTATTATACTGCTGATCAGCTCTAA
- the araD gene encoding L-ribulose-5-phosphate 4-epimerase AraD: MTSYASLKEEAWAANREIPERGLALYTWGNVSAFDPDEAVFAIKPSGVPYPQLKPEDMVVVDLYGQIVEGRLTPSSDTPTHRMLYREFAVADHACIGGIIHTHSTYAVAWAQACRPIPLLGTTHADHIQKDVPCTPYLSREAVEQQYEWETGRLIVDVFRSGSTDEKKDGNPSCSESSIPLNPEEITMVLVGGHGPFAWGQNAAKAVYNGAVLEEMARMALLTLQINPSAGPLPEYIVHKHYSRKHGPDAYYGQKQ, from the coding sequence ATGACCAGTTATGCATCGTTGAAGGAAGAAGCCTGGGCTGCCAATCGGGAAATTCCCGAGCGCGGTCTGGCCCTGTACACATGGGGCAATGTTTCGGCATTTGATCCGGATGAAGCGGTCTTCGCAATCAAGCCTTCGGGCGTCCCCTACCCTCAGCTGAAACCGGAGGATATGGTCGTGGTGGATCTTTACGGGCAAATCGTGGAAGGCCGCTTGACGCCGTCATCAGATACCCCGACACACCGGATGCTGTATCGTGAATTTGCTGTAGCCGACCACGCGTGCATCGGCGGCATCATTCACACCCATTCAACGTATGCCGTGGCCTGGGCTCAGGCGTGCCGGCCCATCCCTCTGCTGGGAACGACCCATGCCGATCACATTCAAAAAGACGTTCCATGTACGCCCTATCTGTCACGGGAAGCTGTGGAGCAGCAATACGAATGGGAAACAGGCCGACTGATTGTGGATGTATTCCGCAGCGGATCAACTGACGAAAAAAAGGACGGGAATCCGTCGTGTTCAGAATCCAGCATTCCATTGAATCCGGAAGAAATCACCATGGTTCTCGTCGGAGGGCACGGGCCCTTTGCCTGGGGACAGAACGCCGCAAAAGCGGTATATAACGGGGCCGTTCTGGAAGAAATGGCGCGTATGGCACTGTTGACTTTGCAGATCAACCCTTCAGCCGGTCCTTTGCCGGAGTATATCGTACATAAGCATTACAGTCGCAAACATGGACCGGATGCTTATTACGGTCAAAAGCAGTGA